In Polaribacter sp. L3A8, a genomic segment contains:
- a CDS encoding DUF5686 and carboxypeptidase-like regulatory domain-containing protein gives MKIKLTLIIVLFFSITIIAQTKVKGVITDIDNIPIPYCSIQFKGSIEGTTSNENGGFYLESDKNWNEIVISFIGFKTLVVTLDKKINYNLKLTLEEEANSLNEIVIVTGKQPKKNNPAIDILRKIWAQKRKNGLSHFNQYQYKKYTKVEFDLNTIDKKLQEKKIFKGLEFVFKDIDTSSVTGKTFLPVFLNEGLSEVYGDNILKKEKEVLIANQNSGFSKDQQLINYIDDLYAEYNIYDNYLKIFDKSFVSPLSKTGINNYNYVLADSTFIGKKWCYNIIYYPRRRNELTFKGNFWVNDSTFAVKEINLQVVKNANINWVKDVYIEQEFELLNDSIFVLKRDYLLSDFALSKKEKSRGVYGKKTTIYKDYIFNKPLKDDNFYDKKVFTANQDSYSKPKEFWNENRLEELNENEKGIYKLIDTLKTVKKFKNINKAVQTAYSGYFEIDALNIDYGPIFSTFGFNDVEGLRVRVGGRTYKSTNDLFRLEAYTAYGFKDKNLKYGFQGKWLVNKKNRFIITGGKKNDIEQIGATLTATTDVLGRSDGSSSLIGTGTNDKLTKINITTLTGEIEPTPNLILKLSTNYKTLSSASDSFSLDYNDPDATKGISSRIRQLETVFSAGYYPKRKMSGFGVQRDAANTDFTQYFTQITRGSKDIFDSDFNYTKVQFSFFKLWEIGGLGRLKTSLETGQTFGEVPLGLLSVAPGNQTYFIFNNTFNLLDFYEFTTDKYASFHLEHNFNGRIFSRIPLLKKTKLRTVIGFKTFIGDISNKNIALNTTGNSNEILLRAPSKEPYYEYSVGVANIFKILRVDFNFRGNYFDNPEARKFGITAGLIFNF, from the coding sequence ATGAAAATAAAATTAACATTAATTATCGTACTTTTTTTTTCTATCACTATAATAGCACAAACCAAAGTAAAAGGTGTTATTACAGACATAGACAACATACCAATCCCTTATTGCAGCATACAATTTAAAGGTTCTATAGAAGGAACTACTAGTAATGAAAATGGTGGTTTTTATTTAGAGTCAGATAAGAACTGGAATGAGATAGTAATATCTTTTATTGGTTTTAAAACGTTAGTGGTTACTTTAGATAAAAAAATTAATTACAATTTAAAACTTACACTAGAAGAGGAAGCAAATTCTTTAAACGAAATTGTAATAGTTACAGGAAAACAACCTAAAAAAAATAACCCTGCAATAGACATTCTTAGAAAAATTTGGGCGCAAAAACGTAAAAACGGATTAAGTCATTTTAATCAATATCAGTATAAAAAATACACAAAAGTAGAATTCGATTTAAATACAATTGATAAAAAACTACAGGAGAAAAAAATATTTAAAGGATTAGAATTTGTTTTTAAAGATATAGACACCTCTAGCGTAACAGGAAAAACTTTTTTACCCGTTTTTTTAAATGAAGGACTTTCTGAAGTGTATGGTGATAATATTTTAAAAAAAGAAAAAGAAGTTTTAATCGCCAATCAAAACTCTGGTTTTAGTAAAGATCAACAACTTATAAATTATATTGATGATTTATATGCTGAATATAATATATATGACAACTACTTAAAAATTTTTGATAAAAGCTTTGTGAGTCCATTGTCTAAAACAGGAATAAATAATTACAATTATGTTTTAGCTGATAGTACTTTTATTGGTAAAAAATGGTGTTATAATATTATTTATTATCCTAGAAGAAGAAACGAGCTTACATTTAAAGGAAATTTTTGGGTAAACGACTCCACTTTTGCCGTAAAAGAAATTAACTTACAAGTAGTAAAAAACGCGAACATAAACTGGGTGAAAGACGTTTACATAGAACAAGAGTTTGAATTACTAAACGACTCTATTTTTGTCTTAAAGCGAGATTATTTATTATCTGATTTTGCGCTTAGTAAAAAAGAAAAATCTAGAGGAGTATACGGTAAAAAAACAACCATCTACAAAGATTATATTTTTAACAAACCTTTAAAAGATGACAATTTTTACGATAAAAAAGTTTTTACAGCTAATCAAGATTCCTATAGTAAACCTAAAGAGTTTTGGAATGAGAACAGATTAGAGGAGTTAAATGAAAACGAAAAAGGAATTTACAAACTAATAGATACCTTAAAAACCGTTAAAAAGTTTAAAAACATAAACAAAGCCGTTCAAACAGCTTATTCTGGATATTTTGAAATCGATGCTTTAAACATAGATTACGGACCTATTTTTTCTACTTTTGGTTTTAATGATGTAGAAGGATTGCGTGTACGTGTTGGAGGACGAACCTATAAATCTACAAACGATTTATTTAGATTAGAGGCTTATACCGCTTATGGTTTTAAAGATAAAAATCTAAAATATGGTTTTCAGGGAAAATGGCTTGTAAATAAAAAAAATAGATTTATAATTACTGGTGGTAAAAAGAATGATATAGAACAAATTGGAGCAACTTTAACTGCTACTACAGACGTATTAGGTAGAAGCGACGGATCCTCTTCTTTAATAGGAACTGGCACAAATGACAAACTAACTAAAATTAATATTACCACACTTACAGGAGAAATTGAGCCAACACCTAACTTAATCTTAAAACTTTCTACAAATTACAAAACACTTAGTTCTGCTTCAGACAGTTTCAGTTTAGATTATAATGACCCTGATGCAACAAAAGGGATTTCATCTAGAATAAGACAATTAGAAACTGTATTTTCTGCTGGTTACTACCCTAAAAGAAAAATGTCTGGTTTTGGAGTTCAAAGAGATGCTGCAAATACAGATTTTACGCAATACTTTACCCAAATAACTAGAGGTAGTAAAGATATTTTTGATAGTGACTTTAATTATACAAAGGTTCAATTTTCATTCTTTAAATTATGGGAAATTGGAGGTCTTGGTCGATTAAAAACATCCCTAGAAACAGGTCAAACATTTGGAGAAGTTCCCCTAGGCTTGTTAAGTGTTGCTCCCGGAAACCAAACCTACTTTATATTTAACAATACTTTTAACCTGTTAGATTTTTATGAATTTACCACAGATAAATATGCTTCTTTTCATTTAGAACATAATTTTAATGGAAGAATATTTTCTAGAATTCCTTTGTTAAAAAAGACAAAATTAAGAACTGTAATAGGCTTTAAAACTTTTATAGGAGACATTTCTAACAAAAACATAGCATTAAATACAACTGGCAATAGTAATGAAATACTTTTAAGAGCTCCTTCTAAAGAACCATATTATGAATACAGTGTAGGGGTTGCTAACATTTTTAAAATATTAAGAGTAGACTTTAATTTTAGAGGAAACTACTTCGATAATCCAGAAGCTAGGAAATTTGGCATCACTGCTGGTTTAATATTTAATTTTTAA
- a CDS encoding pyruvate dehydrogenase complex E1 component subunit beta yields the protein MKTVQFREAICEAMSEEMRRDESIYLMGEEVAEYNGAYKASKGMLDEFGAKRVIDTPIAELGFAGVAVGSAMNGLRPIVEYMTFNFSLVGIDQIINNAAKIRQMSGGQFNCPIVFRGPTGSAGQLGATHSQAFENWFANTPGLKVIVPSNPYDAKGLLKAAIRDNDPVIFMESEQMYGDKMEIPEGEYIIPIGVADIKRAGTDVTIVSFGKIIKEAYKAADELAKENISVEIIDLRTVRPMDHAAILTSVKKTNRLVILEESWPFASISTEITYRVQEEAFDYLDAPIKRITTADTPAPYSPVLFEKWIPNSNDVIAAVKEVMYLK from the coding sequence ATGAAAACAGTTCAGTTCAGAGAGGCAATTTGTGAAGCCATGAGTGAAGAAATGCGCAGAGATGAAAGCATTTATTTAATGGGAGAAGAAGTTGCAGAATATAATGGTGCTTATAAAGCATCTAAAGGTATGTTAGATGAGTTTGGTGCTAAACGTGTTATAGATACACCAATTGCTGAACTTGGTTTTGCAGGAGTTGCAGTTGGTTCTGCTATGAATGGTCTTAGGCCGATTGTAGAGTATATGACTTTTAACTTCTCTTTGGTTGGAATTGATCAAATTATAAATAATGCTGCAAAAATTAGACAAATGTCTGGCGGACAATTTAATTGTCCTATTGTTTTTAGAGGTCCAACAGGTTCTGCTGGTCAATTAGGAGCAACGCACTCACAAGCATTTGAAAACTGGTTTGCAAATACACCTGGTTTAAAGGTTATTGTACCTTCTAACCCTTATGATGCAAAAGGTTTATTAAAAGCGGCCATTAGAGATAATGATCCCGTAATTTTTATGGAATCTGAACAAATGTATGGTGACAAAATGGAAATTCCTGAAGGGGAATACATTATTCCTATTGGAGTTGCAGACATTAAAAGAGCAGGAACAGATGTAACTATTGTTTCTTTTGGGAAAATTATTAAAGAAGCTTACAAAGCTGCTGATGAATTAGCAAAAGAAAATATTTCTGTTGAAATTATTGATTTAAGAACAGTGCGTCCAATGGATCATGCTGCTATTTTAACATCAGTAAAAAAGACAAATAGATTAGTAATTTTAGAAGAGTCTTGGCCATTTGCAAGTATTTCTACAGAGATTACTTATAGAGTTCAAGAAGAAGCATTCGATTATTTAGACGCTCCAATTAAAAGAATTACAACCGCAGATACTCCGGCTCCTTATTCTCCTGTATTATTTGAGAAATGGATACCAAATTCTAACGATGTAATTGCAGCTGTTAAAGAAGTAATGTATTTAAAATAA
- a CDS encoding electron transfer flavoprotein subunit beta/FixA family protein: MKILVCISHVPDTTSKINFTESDTKFDTNGVQFVINPYDEFCLTRAMWFKEKQGATVTIVNVGGAETEPTLRKALAIGADDAIRVNVNPTDGLQVAKELAAVVKNGGYDLVLAGKESADYNGQMVPGMLAALTDFNFINGCVGIEVDGTTVSATREIDGGNETISSSLPLVIGGQKGIVEEKDLRIPNMRGIMMARKKPLQVIDPVGGEASTNVQSFEKPAPKGAVKLVAADNVDELISLLHNEAKVI, translated from the coding sequence ATGAAAATATTAGTTTGTATTAGTCACGTTCCTGATACCACGTCTAAAATTAATTTTACAGAAAGCGATACAAAGTTTGATACAAATGGAGTTCAGTTTGTAATTAATCCTTACGATGAGTTTTGCTTAACAAGAGCAATGTGGTTTAAAGAAAAACAAGGAGCTACAGTAACCATTGTAAATGTAGGTGGTGCAGAAACAGAACCAACATTACGTAAAGCTTTAGCTATTGGAGCAGATGATGCAATTCGTGTAAATGTAAATCCTACAGATGGGTTACAAGTAGCAAAAGAATTGGCCGCAGTTGTTAAAAATGGTGGATACGATTTAGTATTGGCAGGTAAAGAATCTGCAGATTATAACGGGCAAATGGTTCCTGGTATGTTAGCTGCGTTAACAGATTTTAATTTTATAAATGGTTGTGTAGGTATAGAAGTAGACGGAACAACCGTTTCTGCAACAAGAGAAATTGATGGAGGTAATGAAACTATATCATCAAGCTTACCTTTAGTTATTGGAGGGCAAAAAGGAATTGTAGAAGAAAAAGATTTACGCATACCAAATATGCGTGGAATTATGATGGCGCGTAAAAAACCATTACAAGTTATAGATCCTGTAGGCGGAGAAGCATCAACAAATGTTCAGTCTTTTGAAAAACCAGCACCAAAAGGAGCCGTAAAATTAGTAGCTGCAGACAATGTAGACGAACTAATTAGCTTATTACATAACGAAGCGAAAGTAATTTAA
- a CDS encoding electron transfer flavoprotein subunit alpha/FixB family protein codes for MSVLVFAESSEGKFKKTALEVVSYGKKVAEQLGTNVVALTINASDSSELYTYGAEKVVAVSNDSLNTFNAKQYAAVVTEVAKAENATVVVVDSSIDGLYLAPIVAVNLEAGCASNVVAAPSNVSPFTVKRKAFSNKAFSNTVIATDLKVIGLAKNSYGIHENAVAGTTEAFEATVVESGVKSEKIERVTGKVTIADADIVVSAGRGLKGPENWGMVEELAEVLGAATACSKPVSDLGWRPHSEHVGQTGKPVAANLYIAIGISGAIQHLAGINASKVKVVINTDPEAPFFKAADYGIVGDAFDVVPKLIEKLKAFKAS; via the coding sequence ATGTCTGTTTTAGTTTTTGCCGAATCATCGGAAGGAAAATTTAAGAAAACTGCTTTAGAAGTAGTTTCATATGGAAAAAAAGTTGCAGAACAATTAGGTACTAATGTTGTTGCATTAACAATAAACGCTAGCGATTCATCAGAATTATATACATACGGAGCAGAAAAAGTAGTTGCAGTTTCTAACGATTCATTAAATACTTTTAACGCAAAACAATATGCAGCTGTAGTTACAGAAGTAGCAAAAGCAGAAAACGCAACAGTTGTAGTTGTAGATTCTAGTATAGATGGTTTGTACTTAGCACCAATAGTAGCTGTAAATTTAGAAGCAGGTTGTGCATCTAACGTAGTTGCTGCACCATCAAATGTAAGTCCGTTTACAGTAAAAAGAAAAGCATTTTCTAACAAAGCATTTTCAAATACAGTAATTGCTACAGACCTTAAAGTTATTGGTTTAGCAAAGAATTCTTACGGAATTCATGAAAACGCAGTTGCAGGAACCACAGAAGCTTTTGAAGCTACAGTTGTAGAATCTGGAGTAAAATCAGAAAAAATAGAAAGAGTTACCGGTAAAGTAACCATTGCAGATGCAGACATTGTAGTTTCTGCAGGTAGAGGATTAAAAGGACCAGAAAACTGGGGCATGGTAGAAGAGTTGGCAGAAGTTTTAGGCGCTGCAACCGCATGTTCTAAGCCAGTTTCAGATTTAGGTTGGCGTCCACATTCAGAACACGTTGGGCAAACCGGTAAACCAGTAGCGGCTAATTTATATATCGCTATAGGTATTTCTGGAGCAATACAACATTTAGCAGGTATCAACGCCTCTAAAGTAAAGGTAGTTATTAATACAGATCCAGAAGCACCTTTCTTTAAGGCGGCAGATTACGGAATTGTTGGAGACGCTTTTGATGTTGTGCCTAAATTAATCGAAAAATTAAAAGCATTTAAAGCCTCTTAA
- a CDS encoding bifunctional nuclease family protein, protein MSLIQLTIKGISYSQTQSGAYALVLSEMEGSRTLPIIIGAFEAQSIAIALEAEIKPPRPLTHDLFKTFSDRFSITIKEVVIHKLVDGVFFSSLICERDGIEETLDARTSDAIAIAVRFQAPIYTYENILEKAGIFLKIEEEFGIEDSSESDEISLELEDLVVKKEAPFSGVSLEELNNQLNNAVSDENYELAAKIRDEISKRS, encoded by the coding sequence ATGAGTTTAATACAATTAACTATAAAAGGTATTTCTTACAGTCAAACTCAAAGCGGTGCTTATGCATTGGTTTTAAGTGAGATGGAAGGATCTAGAACCTTACCTATTATTATAGGAGCTTTCGAAGCACAATCTATAGCCATCGCTTTAGAAGCAGAAATTAAGCCACCAAGACCCCTTACGCACGATTTGTTTAAAACATTTTCAGACCGTTTTTCTATCACAATAAAAGAGGTGGTTATTCATAAATTAGTAGACGGAGTCTTCTTTTCTAGTTTAATTTGCGAAAGAGACGGTATAGAAGAAACATTAGATGCTAGAACTTCAGACGCAATTGCAATTGCAGTTCGTTTTCAAGCTCCAATTTATACCTATGAAAATATTTTAGAAAAAGCAGGTATTTTTCTAAAAATAGAAGAAGAATTTGGTATTGAAGATAGTTCAGAGTCAGATGAAATTTCATTAGAATTAGAAGATTTAGTAGTTAAAAAAGAAGCACCATTTTCTGGCGTATCTTTAGAAGAGCTAAACAATCAATTAAATAATGCTGTTTCTGATGAAAATTACGAATTGGCAGCAAAAATTAGAGACGAAATAAGTAAACGCTCTTAA
- a CDS encoding NupC/NupG family nucleoside CNT transporter translates to MKKIFIAIFCFCSISIFSQSTETVSAITEILPSQGFSFNSLWRGVLGMSSLIIIAFLFSANKKAIDWKKVAIGLFLQLIIAIGVLKVEFIQSIFEFVGGIFIEILAYTKAGSEFLFAGIVGDMNKFGYIFAFQVLPTIIFFSALTSLLFYLGIIQKVVKILAIVLSKFLGISGMESLSVAGNIFLGQTEAPLLIKAYLEKMNKSEMLLVMIGGMATVAGAVLAAYIGFLGGGDKELELVFAKHLLAASVMAAPGAIVISKILYPQTEEVNSDVTVSQEKIGANILDAIANGTTEGLRLAVNVGAMLLVFVAIIAMLNGILGAVASFDGFTIEYLNLEWRITSLNEIIAENTLYDGLSLEFILGYTFAPLMWLIGVAKEDMALMGQLLGIKLAASEFVGYIQLADLKNAASATHLTFNKSIIMATYMLCGFANFASIGIQIGGIGSLAPGQRKTLSEFGMKALIGGTIASLMSATIAGMIIG, encoded by the coding sequence ATGAAAAAAATATTTATTGCTATTTTTTGTTTTTGTTCAATTTCAATTTTTTCTCAAAGTACAGAAACAGTTTCTGCTATTACAGAAATATTACCTAGTCAAGGTTTTTCTTTTAATAGTTTATGGAGAGGAGTTTTAGGTATGTCTTCTTTAATTATAATAGCTTTCTTGTTTAGTGCAAACAAAAAAGCAATTGATTGGAAAAAAGTAGCGATTGGTTTATTCTTACAATTAATAATTGCTATTGGCGTTTTAAAAGTAGAATTTATTCAATCTATTTTCGAGTTTGTTGGAGGTATTTTTATAGAAATATTAGCCTATACAAAAGCAGGTAGTGAGTTCTTATTTGCAGGTATTGTAGGCGATATGAATAAGTTTGGTTACATATTTGCTTTTCAAGTATTGCCAACAATTATATTCTTTTCGGCCTTAACATCTTTATTATTCTATTTAGGTATTATTCAAAAAGTAGTAAAGATTTTAGCCATCGTTCTATCTAAATTTTTAGGTATTTCTGGTATGGAAAGTCTTTCTGTAGCAGGTAATATTTTCTTAGGACAAACGGAAGCACCACTTTTAATAAAAGCTTATTTAGAAAAAATGAATAAGTCAGAAATGCTATTGGTCATGATTGGCGGTATGGCAACTGTTGCAGGTGCTGTATTGGCGGCTTACATTGGTTTTTTAGGTGGAGGAGACAAAGAATTAGAATTGGTTTTTGCAAAACATTTATTAGCAGCTTCTGTAATGGCAGCTCCAGGAGCTATTGTAATTTCAAAAATATTATATCCACAAACAGAAGAAGTAAATTCTGATGTTACAGTTTCTCAAGAAAAAATAGGCGCTAATATTTTAGATGCTATTGCAAATGGTACCACAGAAGGTCTTCGTTTAGCAGTAAATGTAGGAGCGATGCTTTTAGTTTTTGTGGCTATTATTGCAATGTTAAATGGTATTTTAGGAGCTGTTGCATCTTTTGATGGTTTTACAATTGAATATCTAAATCTAGAATGGCGTATTACTTCTCTAAACGAGATTATTGCAGAAAACACGCTTTATGATGGTCTTTCTTTAGAGTTTATTTTAGGTTACACGTTTGCTCCTTTAATGTGGCTTATTGGTGTTGCTAAAGAAGATATGGCGCTAATGGGACAATTATTGGGTATAAAGTTAGCCGCAAGTGAATTTGTTGGGTATATACAATTAGCAGATTTAAAAAATGCAGCAAGCGCTACGCACTTAACTTTTAACAAGTCTATTATTATGGCAACTTATATGTTATGCGGCTTTGCAAACTTTGCTTCTATAGGTATTCAAATTGGAGGTATTGGTTCTTTAGCTCCAGGGCAAAGAAAAACATTGTCAGAATTTGGAATGAAAGCTTTAATAGGAGGTACTATTGCTTCTTTAATGTCTGCAACAATTGCAGGTATGATTATAGGATAG
- a CDS encoding thymidylate synthase — protein sequence MKQYHNLVQHVLENGNEKGDRTGTGTKSVFGYQMRFDLSKGFPMVTTKKLHLKSIIYELLWFIKGDTNIKYLQENGVKIWDSWADENGDLGPVYGHQWRNWNSDEVDQLKDVITSLKNNPNSRRMLVSAWNPSVLPDTSISFSENVANGKAALPPCHAFFQFYVADGKLSCQLYQRSADIFLGVPFNIASYALFTMMIAQVCGYEAGDFIHTFGDAHIYNNHKEQLELQLSRDIRPLPKMKINSAIKDIESFTFDDFELLDYNPHPHIKGKVSV from the coding sequence ATGAAACAATATCACAACTTAGTACAACACGTTTTAGAAAACGGAAACGAAAAAGGAGATAGAACAGGTACAGGAACAAAAAGTGTTTTTGGGTATCAAATGCGTTTCGATTTAAGTAAAGGTTTTCCAATGGTAACCACCAAGAAATTACACTTAAAATCTATTATTTATGAATTGCTTTGGTTTATAAAAGGAGATACAAACATTAAGTATTTACAAGAAAATGGTGTTAAGATTTGGGATTCCTGGGCTGATGAAAACGGAGATTTAGGACCTGTTTATGGTCATCAATGGCGTAATTGGAATAGTGATGAGGTAGACCAATTAAAAGATGTAATTACTTCTTTAAAAAACAATCCTAACTCAAGAAGAATGTTGGTTTCTGCATGGAATCCCTCTGTTTTACCAGATACCTCTATTTCTTTTTCAGAAAACGTAGCCAACGGAAAAGCAGCGTTACCACCTTGTCATGCTTTTTTTCAGTTTTATGTTGCAGACGGTAAATTATCTTGTCAGTTATATCAAAGAAGTGCAGATATTTTTTTAGGAGTTCCTTTTAATATCGCTTCTTATGCATTGTTTACAATGATGATTGCGCAAGTTTGTGGTTATGAAGCAGGAGATTTTATTCACACTTTTGGTGATGCTCATATTTATAATAACCATAAAGAACAATTAGAATTGCAATTGTCTAGAGATATTAGGCCACTTCCAAAAATGAAAATTAATTCAGCTATAAAAGACATCGAAAGTTTTACTTTCGATGATTTTGAGTTATTAGACTATAATCCTCATCCTCATATTAAAGGAAAAGTTTCAGTTTAA
- a CDS encoding isoamylase early set domain-containing protein, producing the protein MAIKKQFLKSKPVCKVTFTVPAAEAKKVVVVGSFNEWNETAAPLKKLKNGSFKGTLDLESGKSYEFKYLIDGAYLNEEDADGFAWSDFANTENSVLSL; encoded by the coding sequence ATGGCAATAAAAAAACAATTTTTAAAAAGTAAACCAGTTTGTAAAGTAACTTTTACTGTACCTGCTGCAGAGGCTAAAAAAGTAGTAGTTGTAGGAAGCTTTAATGAATGGAATGAAACAGCTGCTCCTTTAAAGAAATTGAAAAATGGATCATTCAAAGGTACTTTAGATTTAGAATCAGGAAAATCTTACGAATTTAAATACCTAATTGATGGTGCTTATTTAAACGAAGAAGATGCTGACGGATTTGCTTGGAGTGATTTTGCAAATACAGAAAACAGCGTATTAAGCTTATAA
- a CDS encoding dihydrofolate reductase, producing the protein MITIIAAIAKDNALGKDNDLIWHLPADLKRFKKVTSGHHILMGRNTFESIGKPLPNRTTIIITRNKNYFKEGCLIAHSLEEAIALVENDDAIYIIGGAQIYKEAIKKDLVDQLDITKVHHHFEADVFFPEIDVNIWQETNREDFKADEKNKFDYSFLSFQKKAI; encoded by the coding sequence ATGATTACAATAATAGCGGCAATTGCAAAGGATAATGCTTTAGGAAAAGACAATGATTTAATTTGGCATTTACCTGCAGATTTAAAAAGGTTTAAGAAGGTAACATCTGGTCATCATATATTAATGGGTAGAAATACGTTTGAATCTATAGGGAAACCTTTGCCAAATAGAACCACTATTATTATTACTAGAAATAAAAATTATTTTAAAGAAGGGTGTTTAATAGCGCATAGTTTAGAGGAAGCAATAGCTTTGGTAGAAAATGATGATGCTATTTATATAATTGGTGGTGCACAAATTTATAAGGAGGCCATTAAAAAGGATTTAGTAGATCAATTAGATATAACTAAGGTTCATCATCATTTTGAAGCAGATGTTTTTTTTCCAGAAATAGATGTAAATATTTGGCAAGAAACAAATAGAGAAGATTTTAAAGCCGACGAAAAAAATAAATTTGATTATAGTTTTCTAAGTTTTCAAAAGAAAGCTATCTAA
- a CDS encoding DUF6146 family protein, which translates to MKLLKQILLLFSLAIFFWACGSSNLKNNSTQEEKPVIIANDSLEYQVIIIDPGFNLFLNSVAQPEGYYSQQYLETRNQFWVTTWNNRAINPSQFNASIYENIIDYQPNIDYGYEVNYKLFNYFLFAQQKYKMNLGGGFRSGRIR; encoded by the coding sequence ATGAAACTACTTAAACAAATACTTTTATTATTTTCTCTAGCAATCTTTTTTTGGGCTTGTGGTTCATCAAACTTAAAAAATAATAGTACGCAAGAAGAAAAACCTGTTATTATTGCAAATGATAGTTTAGAATACCAGGTTATAATAATTGACCCTGGTTTTAATTTATTCTTAAATTCTGTAGCGCAGCCAGAAGGGTATTATTCTCAGCAATACTTAGAAACTAGAAACCAATTTTGGGTAACTACTTGGAATAATAGAGCCATAAATCCGAGTCAATTTAATGCTAGTATTTATGAAAACATAATTGATTATCAACCAAACATAGATTATGGCTACGAAGTAAATTACAAACTGTTTAATTACTTTTTATTTGCGCAACAAAAATATAAAATGAATTTAGGAGGTGGATTTAGATCTGGTAGAATTAGATAG
- a CDS encoding DNA-3-methyladenine glycosylase I codes for MKQRCFWVTDSKLYKEYHDCEWGTPVYDDETLFEFLILETFQAGLSWITILNKRENFRKAFDNFDYKKIAIYPESKYEALLLDAGIIRNKLKIRSAITNAKLFIEIQNEFGSFSKFIWGYVNEKPILNKFDKRADVPATTALSDKLSKDLKKRGFKFVGSTVMYAYMQAVGLVNDHTTDCFKYPK; via the coding sequence ATGAAACAAAGATGCTTTTGGGTAACAGATAGTAAGTTGTATAAAGAATACCACGATTGCGAATGGGGAACGCCAGTTTATGATGATGAAACGTTGTTTGAGTTTTTAATTTTAGAAACCTTTCAGGCAGGTTTAAGTTGGATAACAATTTTAAATAAAAGAGAAAACTTTAGAAAAGCTTTTGATAATTTCGATTATAAGAAGATCGCAATTTATCCAGAAAGTAAGTATGAAGCATTGCTTCTAGATGCAGGTATTATTCGTAATAAGCTAAAAATAAGGAGTGCCATTACCAATGCCAAATTATTTATAGAGATTCAGAATGAATTTGGTTCATTCTCTAAGTTTATTTGGGGGTATGTTAATGAGAAACCTATTCTTAATAAGTTTGATAAAAGAGCAGATGTACCTGCCACAACTGCTTTGTCAGATAAACTTTCTAAAGATTTAAAAAAAAGAGGATTTAAGTTTGTCGGTTCTACGGTAATGTATGCATATATGCAAGCAGTTGGTCTGGTAAATGACCATACTACAGATTGTTTTAAATACCCAAAATAA